In the genome of Chryseobacterium oryzae, one region contains:
- a CDS encoding TetR/AcrR family transcriptional regulator gives MFANQGYNSTGINQIIAEAKVAKASFYQHYQSKEDLCVEFLKVRHNYWFNELTSFIQGNKYKA, from the coding sequence ATTTTTGCCAATCAGGGCTATAATTCTACCGGGATTAACCAGATCATTGCAGAGGCGAAGGTGGCTAAGGCAAGTTTCTATCAGCATTATCAATCCAAGGAAGATCTCTGTGTTGAGTTTCTGAAAGTTCGTCACAATTATTGGTTTAATGAGCTCACCAGTTTTATACAGGGAAACAAGTATAAAGCGTAA
- a CDS encoding serine hydrolase domain-containing protein, producing the protein MQKRRIPGLELAIVRNGKIVKTGFYGLANIQDSIPVSSKSVFTINSITKAFVGVAILQLAEEGKLKLNDRLFH; encoded by the coding sequence ATGCAAAAACGGAGAATCCCAGGTCTGGAACTGGCGATTGTCAGAAATGGTAAGATAGTTAAAACGGGGTTCTATGGTCTGGCTAATATCCAGGATTCTATTCCGGTAAGCAGCAAATCGGTTTTTACAATCAATTCTATTACCAAAGCTTTTGTGGGCGTTGCCATTCTGCAATTGGCAGAAGAAGGAAAATTAAAACTTAACGATCGTTTATTTCACTAA